A stretch of DNA from Halobacteriovorax sp. JY17:
AATTGCGTATTGAATTGGGTGAAGTCCGACTCCACATCCAATCTCTATATCAAGAGGAAGATGGGGAAGTTCAAAATGATTTAATTTAGGACTAGGGATATTAGTTGTATTAAAATTTCTCATAGTAATTTTTATCATATTTCTCTTAGGGATAAAATAAACTCGTGCTATAAATATTAAAATGAAAGACGTCTACTTGTACGGGCTTGGGGCAAATTTAACGTTTGCTATAGGCTCTCAAATTTTTACAATTTATTCGAGGCAAATTTCCTCTAGTTGGATGAATTGTTTTAAGGCAATAGTTGGGGCCTTGGCCTTTGGCCTATTCGTCTCATTCTTTGGCGTTTGGCATGAGATTTCTCCTAAATACTTTTCGCTCTTCTTTCTCTCTGGATTTATGGGGCTCGGTATTGGAGATATATTTCTATTAAAAGCATTTTCATTAATGGGACCTGGAAGAACTCTCATGATCTTTGGGTTTCAACCACTTCTTATTGGTGTCCTGAGCTACTTTGTCTTTGATCAGGCCCTTGATCCAAAGAAATTTCTAGCAATTTTCTTCTGTATTCTCTGTCTGGCAACCTTCTCTCTTGAGTCATTTAAGAAGTCGGGCTCCTGGGATATGAAGGCCATTTCAATTGCCTTCATAGGAGTTCTACTTGATGGGGTAGGAGTCATCATTACTCGCTATAGTTTTGATTTTAACCCAAACCTCACTGCAATGGAGGGGAATTTTCATAGGTGTCTTGGAGCAATCTTCGCTTTTATACTTCTCTCTTATTGGAAGCCTTTTAAATTCTTTGCAAAATGGAAAGAACAAGACTTTAAAGCAAAAGGAATACTTATTTTTGGAAGCCTAATGGGGACTTTTCTAAGTCTTGCTCTCTATCTAAAGGCGATCCAAACGGCTCATCTAGCAACTCTTTCAGGTATTGCTATTACTGGGACGATTTTTTCAAGTTTACTTGAGTGTATTGTGGATAAGAAGTGGCCGAGCCGTTACTTACTAATAGCGTTTATGTTCTTTCTTGGCGGAATGTATATACTGAGTCAGTAATCAATCCTTCCAAAAATCAATATGATAATCAAAGCGACATTCGGCCTTCACTCTTTGTAAGTAGTCATGAACGGCTTTAGGAAATTGATACTCTGGAAAGATATACATACCCCAAATATGTGAGGCAATCATAATGTCAAAGATAGTTAAAGAATCACTCTTATAGAATTTTTCAATTTGTGGAATCAGAGCTTCTAAATTCTTACTAAAGTTCTCTAGAAATTGAGCTTTGTTTTGAATTAATTTATTAAAGGAGCCACGTTTTAATTCCTTCTTCTGTTGAAAGTAAGCTCTTGAAGTATTATCAAACTCAGGAGTCCAGATCCAATAGGGCATACAAAGGGAGTGGACGTCGTTACCAAGCTTAGATAGTAAATCTTCAACAGACTTTCTCTCTTCTGACTGAAGTTTTTCCATTTGAAGAATATTGCGCTCGTCTATCTTCTCTATAATCTCCAAGCTTTCATTAGAGCTGAGAGTGTCCTTAAATGTAAAAATAGGAAGCATTTTTACGCCTGTTAACTTCTTTGGAGTTTCCTCATCGTTATATGGAAGGACTATTGAGTCAAATTCTATATTAAGAAGACCAAGGGCCATTCTTACTCTAATGCAAAATGGGCAGTGAACGTAGTGATATAATTTCATAGCTTAACTTTAGAACACGAAAGAAAGGCAGGCAAATATAAAATAACTATTAACATAGTGAGGCAAAATCCTTAGAATATTTATATAAGGAGTATTTTGTGTCACTTAAACTAATTAGTACTGATAGAAGGTTTTCACCACTTTTTTGGACAATGTTCTTAGGTGCTTTAAACGACAATTTCTTTAAGAATGCTCTTGTCATAATTATCGCTTATAAAAGTATTTCTCTTATGGGACTTAGTTCTCAGTCTCTTGTGGCACTTGCTGGAGGGATTTTTATCCTTCCTTTTTTCTTATTTTCGGCCACTGCAGGGCAATTGTCAGATAAGCTTTCAAAGTCAAAACTTGTAAAATACACAAAAGTTACAGAGTTTCTAATAATGCTAGTGGCCGGTCTTGGGTTCTATACCAGCAATTTCTATATCCTATTAATTACTCTCTTTCTCATGGGCACACAGTCTAGTTTCTTTGGTCCACTTAAGTATGGAATTATTCCCCAACTCTTAAAGCGAGAGGAGTTAGTTTCTGGAAATGCGGTTATTGGAGGAGGAACTTTCTTAGCGATCCTCATTGGGACAATTATTGGAGGACTAGCTGTTACGAGTGAGAGCAATTCTATCGTAATTGCTATTGGTATTATTTCTGTCGCTGCTATTGGATTTATGACATCACTCTTTATGCCAGCTGTTGAAGCAGTAGATGATAAGGTTAAGCCTGATTATACATTTTTTAAGCCAACTCTAGAGATCATAAAAATTACGATGAAGGATAAGAAGATCTTTCATACTTGCATGGGGATTTCATGGTTTTGGTTTCTAGGTGCGGCGATACTTTCTCTTCTTCCAAATCTTTGCAAAGATATTTTCAATAGCTCTGAGCAGGTCGGAACTCTCTTTCTCGCATCATTTACAATTGGAATGGGAATAGGTTCATTTCTAGCAGAAAAGCTTTCACAGAAAAGGCCAGAGATGGGAATGGTTCCACTTGCCGCTCTTGGAATGAGTATATTCTTAGTTGATATGTCTTACTCTGCAATGAATTTCAGCTATTCAACGTCTTCAGACTTATTTAATATTTCTGAATTCTTTAACCATGAATATTCATTGAGAGCTCTTTTAGATCTATTCATAGTTTCTATTTTTGGTGGAATGTTTATTATTCCTCAATTCACTTTCTTGCAGGATTACGCTCCTAGAAATATTTTATCGAGAATCATTGCTGGAAATAATATCTGGAACGCAATTTTCATGGTCTCTGCTGCTGTTTGTATTATGGTCTTATCCGGAAAAGGTATCTCTATACCTTGGATATTCTTCATCTTAGCAGTTGGAAACTTTCTATACTTCTTTTACATTTATTTTCAAAACTCTGCCGTTACACTTAGATTTATCTTTTGGATGATGTCTAAGTTCTTCTACTCAGTGAAAATTGAAGGAAGAGAGCATATTCCTGACCGTGGAGCAGTTGTCATTGCTTCAAATCATGTGAGTTTTGTAGATTGGATTATGGTGATGGCCGCATGCCCACGTCCTGTTCGCTTTGTGATAGATCATGTTTACTATTATAGAACCGGATTTACTTTTTGGTTAAAACAGGCGCATTTGATTCCAATTGCAACAAAGAAAGATGACCCTGAAATGCTAGTAAACGCATTTAAAGAAATTGAAAATGGTCTTACGAATGGTGATGTTATTGGATTATTTCCGGAAGGATGGATAACAAGAGATGGGAAGCTCAGAAAATTTCAACCAGGAATTAAGAAAATTGTCTCAATGCAACCAACTGTTGTTATTCCAATGGTAATTGATGGTCTATGGGGTTCGTTCTTCTCTTTTGAGGGGAAGGGAGTCTTAAAAGGTTTTAAATTTTCGAAGAGAGATGTTACTTTGAAAATTCTCCCGCCAGTAACCTCGGAAGAATTTGATTTTAAAGAATTAGAAAATATATTTAGAAAGGAATTGAATCAATGAAGTATGTGAAAGAGGGAAATTTAATTTTTGTAGTAATTGATAAAGGGGAAGACCTATTTGAGTCTCTCTACGAAGTTCAAAAGCAAGACGGTTTTCTAGGAGCACAGGTTTCAGCTATTGGAGCTTTAAAGAATGTCGAAATTGGCTTCTTTCATTGCAGTGAAAAATCTTATGATAGAACCTTTATAGAAAATGAAAAAGAGTTATTGGCCCTTAATGGAAACTTCACTTTCAATGAGGGAAAACCATTCTTTCACTTACATACTATTCTTGGAAATGAAGATTTCTCAACGAGTGGTGGACACTTATTTAGTGCTGAAGTTGCTGTGACTTGTGAGGTTTACTTACAAGTACATAATATGAGAATTGAAAGAAGGCCTAACGCAGATATTGGATTAAACCTCTGTGAACTCTGCTAAGAAGAGGGCAATAATTGTAGATTTAGATGGAACGCTCGCAAATTGCGACCATAGGGTTCATCATGTAGAAAAGACTCCGAAGGACTGGGTGGCCTTTAACCGGGATATGGGCCTTGATGAGATAAACTCTTGGTGCGCCGAGTTGGTCGCTGCAATGGAGGAAAAGGGGTTTAAAATTCTTCTCCTGACAGGAAGAGGCGAAGAGAGCCGTAATCAAACAGAAGAGTGGCTTGAAAAGTATCAAGTACCTTATACAGAGCTTTATATGCGCAAAGCGCAAGATTCGCGAGAAGACTCAGAGATCAAGAGAGAGATTTTTTTAGATTTTATTAGACCTGAATATGAGACATTGTTTGTTGTAGAAGATAGACTTAGTGTAGTAGAAATGTGGCGAAAGTTAAATATTACTTGTCTCCAATGTGATTGGGGCAATTTCTAAAGAGAAAATTGATGATTCCTCGAATGCAAATAGTTAAAGAAAACAATGAAATCATTTTACTTGGTGACTTCTTTGACGGTGGAATGGATCTAGATGAAGTAAGAGAGTATTTTTCAAATTGGTTAGAAAGTTATCCTCAGGCCAATATGGAAGAAACAAAACTCTTCTATACAAGTAAAGACGGTAAGAAAGAAGAATTTAAATTACAGTAATAGAATAGCTAACCAAGGAAGGTTTATGAAATTAATGATTGGCGTCCTTGCCATTTGTCTTCTCACATTTTCGTGTAACAAAGAAGAGAAGAAAGAAAATTCAAACCCAGATGAGAGATTTGTCTTTGGAAAAGAAATCGCTAAAGAGCGTGTTCTTGGAGAAGGTGAGTTTAAAGTCGCAAAAGATATGTGTCTCTCTCTTCAAAAGAAAAGAGAGTTCTTCGAAACAAGAGGGGATAGAGAATTGAGTTTTATTTTCTCTCTATCTGATAAGTCTTGTCAAAGTGACACATACTCAAGTGAAAGAGATTATAGTGTTAACTTACGAGTCCCAAGAGTTGGTGAGTTAACTTTTGAAGGGCCAAGAGGAACAAGTTTCACGGAAGATATTCTTTCTGATATTCATCCAAGCTTGGAATCAATTTGTAGCAATGTTCTTAATGATATTAATGTAACAAATATTCAAACGAGCGGAACTATAAAATATCAATATAGATTCTTAAGTTCTACTAATGGATCAATTTTAGAAATTGGAAAGTTTGCTCAAAATACAGCAGGTGCTTATATGCCTACATTTATTGAGACTTTCTCTGTCTTTTCTAGTGTCGCAGGAGCAAGAGAGGGGATGGTTCAAAATAGAATCCGAGTTACTTCTTGTTCTAACGGAAGTGCTCAGAGCTCACGTCAGATTTTAAAGTAAGCGTTCTTTGTAAGCCGTGTTTCTCACGGCTTATTTCTTCTTCCCTAGAGCTTTCATATAAAACACTTATTAATAATGTTAAGGCCAAAATTAGATAGGGAGCAGTCTCTACTAATTTTAACTTCCAGTTATCCTTCATTAACCATCCTTGGTTAAAGGTCCCTATCACCATTAAAGCAAAACGTAGGCCAATATTTTCAAACATTTCGTATGAATTTCTGGGTCACTTAGACACTAGCTGTCCCAATAAGTCACCGATGTAAATACTCTGTGAACTTTTGTCAGGTTTAATACGACCCTATTGTCTCTTTAATTTCTGCTAGATAGAAATTAATACGGAGGATATTCTATGAAGTATTTATTTTATTCAATTTTGGTTTTAGTGGTGAGTGGAAGAGTTTATGCTAAGGAAAAAATTAAGAGTGAGTTTATTTGGATAGAGTCGGGGGAAGTTGAACCATCAGACTTTGGCACATTCTCTCTTAGAAATAAAAATGGAAATACTTTTATATTGTATTGCTCTGATAATCCTTTTTATAGAAATAAGCACTCTTATATTGAGTATGAAAACTTCTATGGAATTCATGTAAAAGACTTCCTCTTTAAAGATGATCTAACTTGTCACTTCTTTAAGAATTTTCTAAATGCCACTTTTCCTGCAATTGGTGAGCGTACTAAGGTAAAAATAAAATTAAATAGAAAGACTGGTTTTATTGAAAAAGTACTACTTCCTGAGCTCGATATGTTGGAGAATGGGGACAATTACTATCAAGGAAGTTCAGAGAGAGAACTCGCTAATATATAGTTGTTGGCACTGTAGTGAATGAAGTCCATAATATCTTATGGACTTTTCTCTAAAGAAAAATATTTCTAAAATATTTGCGTTTAATAGTGCATGGATGTTTTTAATTATCCTTCCTATTATTGTTCCATACTATAGGTCTAAGGGACTTTCCATGCAGGAAGTCTTTGAGCTACAGTCATTCTTTTCTCTAATTGTTCTACTCTTTGAATTGCCGTCAGGTTATGTGGCAGATCTAATTGGAAGAAAGAATACTTTAATTGCTGCAAGTCTCTTTCACGCAGTAGGTTTCACTCTTCTTCCAAGCTTTGATACTTTTTGGGGATTAATTTTTATTCAATTACTTCTAGGTATTGGAGTTTCATTATTTTCAGGAACAGATATTTCAATTATCTATGATTCTCTTCATGCAATCAAAGATAAATTCTTTAAACCAAATGAAGCAAAGTTAATTGGAAAGAAAATATTCTACTCCCAAACTTCAGAAGCAATTGCGGCCCTTGTTGGTGGGGCCCTTGTCATGAGTAATTTAGAGACTCCAGTGAAAGTGCAGGCATTTATTTGCTGGCTACCATTTCTTATTTCTCTAACAGTCATCGAGCCACCTAGGGAGAAGATGAGTAAGAGCAGGCACGGGGATAATTGGCGAGATATTATTTCAAAACTATTCAAGAGTGGACTACTCATAAAATTTATCGTTTTTAATAATATAATTTATAGTGCTTCAACTTTACTTGCTGTTTGGACCTTTCAAGATTATTGGAAGGAACTTGGCATAGACTATCAGTACTTCGGCTATCTGTGGTGTTTGACAAATTTCCTTGTGGGGATTGTTGCTCGCTTTGCCCATGATTTTGAGAAGAGAGTTGGAAGTGTAAATATACTCATTCTTATTGGGATTTTACCTGTTATCGGTTTCTTTGGAATGGGTAAGTTTGGTGGAACTCTTGGTGTCCTCTTCTGCTTTTCTTTTCAGCTCTGTAGAGGGCTTAATCAAGTGATTCTAAAAGATGCGCTAAATGCTAGGGTAGGCTCTGAGATGAGAGCTACTGTGAATAGTATTATTGGTCTTGGAATGAGAATAGTTTTCATCCTCTTTGGTCCAATTCTTGGGTGGTTAATAGATAATAAAGGTTACGAGGTGAGCTTAACTTTCTTTGGTTATCTCTTTATCATTTGCTTCTTTATTTTTCTTCTACCATTGATCAAACTTAGAAAAGAATTTAGGCAATAAAAAAGGCCCCGAAGGGCCTACTATCTAAAATGAAAGACAAGCTTCAATAATATGATTCTCTGAAAGACCATGTAGTTCATAGAGTTCATCGGCCATATAAGCAGATTGTCCGAATTTTCCATGGTTTGCTAGAGACTTAACTCTAAATTTTACATCATTCATTGCAAGCTCATGAACAAGCATTGATCCCATCCCACCAATCAGTTGATGATCTTCAACAGTAACAAGGTTTCCATTTGTATTAGAAAGAGCAGTCTTAAATGTTTCAAGGTCAACTTTATTTGCAAAAGGATTATTGATAACAGTTGCTGACTTTCCTTTCTTAGCAAGCTCTGCCGCTGCATTTAATGCTTTTTGAACAAGTGGCCCATTTGTCACAATAGTAACATCGGAACCTTCAAGAAGGACTTGCGCTTTTCCCCATTCATAAGAGAGAGACTCTTTATAATACTCTGGGTGATTTTCTCTACCAAAGTAGAAGAGGACAGAATCAGCAACTCTTCCTGCTTCTCTTTCTCTTTTAATATTTTCAATGGCCGTGCTCATATAGCTCTTAGCTTCACTTGAACAAGAACAAACGACAGTCGTTACATGTGGAATTGACGAAGTTGCTGCAAGATAAGTTGTCGCTTGATGAGAAGCCCCATCTGCTGCATCTTGAAAGCCTGCGTGACTAAAGAGTCCAATAATTGGTGCTTGTGATAGAGAGGACATAATTAATGGAAGATTTCCTTTAGTTATCGCAAATTGAGCAAATGTATCGACAATAGGAATAAGACCTTGCTTAGAAAGCCCTACCGCAGTGTTGATCATATTTGATTCAGCGATTCCAACGTCTACGAAATTTTCTGGATAAGCTTTTTGAAAGTCGTTAATACCAGTAGAACCTTGAAGATCTGATGAAACAGAGAATACTGGAAGACCTTTTTCTACTGCTTCAATGGCCGCTCTCGCAAAACCTGGCTGCACCTTTTCACTCTTTACAGAGCTAGTCGTAGAACTCTCTTTAGGAGCTGGTTTACTCGCAAGAATTTCTTCTGCCCACTCTGAAAACTCAGCAGGAGTATTGTCTTCAAAGATTTCATCTAAGAAAGCGGTAAGTTTTTCGTCGTAAGCTTTTAAAGGGAATCCATGTCCTCCAGAGGCACTCTCTTCAGTGGACTTTACACCAAAGCCCTTAACTGTCTTGACTAATACACAGACAGGCTTCTTTGGATTCTTCTTCGCTTCTAAGATTGCAGCCTCTAAAGTATTATGAACTTTTTGAAGATCATTTCCATTCTCTTCATGAATAACATTCCAACCAAGAGTAGCTAGTGAATTAAATGTTGGCTCCATAGAAAAGGAATCAGCTTCGATTCTCCCTGAGAGCTTTGTATTGTTATCTGAAATTATAAGAACAAATGGATTCATCTTTCCTTTTGAAGCAAGTCCTGGAATTGCTGCGAAACTTTCCTTTGTTTCACCTTCCATACTTCCACCATCACTAAGGACACATAGAGTTGTTCTCTCATTTCCAATGAGTTTGTCCGCTAGGGCAAGACCTTGGGCCTGAGGAACTCCTGAGCCAAGAGGACCATTTGAAAGATAGACGCCTTCAGGGTTTAAGTGAGCTTCACCGTGGCCTGTTAATTTACTTTCAATTGATCTAAACTTTCTTAGGTCTTCAAATGTTAAATTATCAAAGCCGTAATTTGCTCTAAGTGCATAAATACCGTTTTCAGCATGGCCGGCATCGTTTACAAAATTATAATCTTCAAACCAATTTCTCTTTTTATTGCTAAACATGATTGCATGTAGGGAGGAAGACATTTCTGCAAATGCAGCAGGTCCACCCCAGTGACAAGCAGCTCCGCCAATGACTGCGTGCTGATTCATTAATGCTACTAGGCCTCTCGTTACTTTAGGACAACCGAGAGTCATCTCACTTCCGTCAATTGACTTTATAGTTGTTGAATATTTTGGATCGTTCTTTGGTGTTTGCGCTAATTTATTCTCTAAATTAAGAGGTTTCATCTATGGTTCTCCGATTGAAGATGTTTTTATGGGTAAAGGGTATTCTCTTTTTGATAAAGTGTTAAGGCTTAGATGTTGCTTACTGCGATAAAGTGTTGAATTAAGTTGTCATTGATATCAGTGAGTTAAGTTGGCACTCTAAGTATTTGTTTCTAGGCATATGTAAGAGATCTTATTGAATCGAAAATTATGATGGTAATAAGAGATGTTTCATAAGTGTCTTAAATTAAAGAGTTGTAAAGAAAAAGTTAATTTTTGCTTAGTTTTTAATGCGTAGTGGCGATAAGATAGAGAGTAAGAAGTATTCTTTGAGTGGGAGGACTTTAGAATGTGTGATGTTTGTAAGGCCGAAGGGCTTGATGCTGAATTTAGAAATGGCGAAAGATTTCGTATCTCAGCATCTAAATTATATCGCGTTTTTAAAGGACAAACCGCTGTGATAAAAGTCTGTCCACTCCATGACATTCAACTCTTTATGTTAGGTGAACAAAAATTTCTCTTAGAGAATTTAGGTTTTTTAAAACATCTTAATCAACATAGAAGAAACTTCGTATCAAAGAGTTTCTAGCCGAAGTAAGCGTCTCAATTTATACTATGTAGATTGGAGACGCTATGGAAAATCAAAGTTCATTTATTAATGGGAAATTCTCAAAAAGTTCAGTAGATAAACTCATCGTTAAGGATAAGTTTACTCTAAAAGAGATCGCTCAGATTTCTCTTGCTACTAATGATGATGTAGAAGAATCTATTGTATCTAGTGAAAAAGCTTTTCAGAAATTTTCAAAGTATTCTTCTGGACAGAGGTATGAATTATTAGAAAACTTCTTTCAAATTTTTAAATCTAACGAAAAGAAATTAATCAATTTAATCGTTCAAGAAGCTGGAAAGCCAATTTCTTATGCACGAAGTGAATTTTCTCGCTGCGTGGAAACACTTCGGTTCGCGCTTGAAGAGACGAGGAGAGTTGGGGGCGAGGTCGTACCAATGAACTTCGGTCCTTCTACAGGAAGGCAAGCATTCACTTCTAAGTTTCCAATTGGCCCAGTGATTGCGATTTCTCCATTTAACTTTCCTCTTAATTTAGCTCTTCATAAAATTGCTCCAGCTTTGGCCTCGGGATGCACAATTGTTTTAAAGCCTTCTCCTTACACTCCCTTAACGAGTTTACTACTTGGAGAGATGGCCATTGAAGCAGGTTATCCAAATGGGGTGTTGAATATTATTATTTGTAGTAATGAAAGCAGTGAAGTGTTGGTTAGAGATGAGAGATTTAAACTTCTATCTTTTACTGGGAGTCCTAAGGTTGGTTGGTATTTAAAAAGTATTGCAGGAAAGAAGAAAGTTGTTCTAGAACTTGGTGGTAATGCTTCCGTAATTGTTGATGAGACTTGCAATATTCAAGAAGTAGCAAAGTCTATTGCAATGGGAGCTTTTCTCTACGCAGGTCAAATTTGTATATCGACACAGAGAGTTTTTATTGCAGAGAAT
This window harbors:
- a CDS encoding DMT family transporter, producing MKDVYLYGLGANLTFAIGSQIFTIYSRQISSSWMNCFKAIVGALAFGLFVSFFGVWHEISPKYFSLFFLSGFMGLGIGDIFLLKAFSLMGPGRTLMIFGFQPLLIGVLSYFVFDQALDPKKFLAIFFCILCLATFSLESFKKSGSWDMKAISIAFIGVLLDGVGVIITRYSFDFNPNLTAMEGNFHRCLGAIFAFILLSYWKPFKFFAKWKEQDFKAKGILIFGSLMGTFLSLALYLKAIQTAHLATLSGIAITGTIFSSLLECIVDKKWPSRYLLIAFMFFLGGMYILSQ
- the grxB gene encoding glutaredoxin 2; the encoded protein is MKLYHYVHCPFCIRVRMALGLLNIEFDSIVLPYNDEETPKKLTGVKMLPIFTFKDTLSSNESLEIIEKIDERNILQMEKLQSEERKSVEDLLSKLGNDVHSLCMPYWIWTPEFDNTSRAYFQQKKELKRGSFNKLIQNKAQFLENFSKNLEALIPQIEKFYKSDSLTIFDIMIASHIWGMYIFPEYQFPKAVHDYLQRVKAECRFDYHIDFWKD
- a CDS encoding MFS transporter — protein: MSLKLISTDRRFSPLFWTMFLGALNDNFFKNALVIIIAYKSISLMGLSSQSLVALAGGIFILPFFLFSATAGQLSDKLSKSKLVKYTKVTEFLIMLVAGLGFYTSNFYILLITLFLMGTQSSFFGPLKYGIIPQLLKREELVSGNAVIGGGTFLAILIGTIIGGLAVTSESNSIVIAIGIISVAAIGFMTSLFMPAVEAVDDKVKPDYTFFKPTLEIIKITMKDKKIFHTCMGISWFWFLGAAILSLLPNLCKDIFNSSEQVGTLFLASFTIGMGIGSFLAEKLSQKRPEMGMVPLAALGMSIFLVDMSYSAMNFSYSTSSDLFNISEFFNHEYSLRALLDLFIVSIFGGMFIIPQFTFLQDYAPRNILSRIIAGNNIWNAIFMVSAAVCIMVLSGKGISIPWIFFILAVGNFLYFFYIYFQNSAVTLRFIFWMMSKFFYSVKIEGREHIPDRGAVVIASNHVSFVDWIMVMAACPRPVRFVIDHVYYYRTGFTFWLKQAHLIPIATKKDDPEMLVNAFKEIENGLTNGDVIGLFPEGWITRDGKLRKFQPGIKKIVSMQPTVVIPMVIDGLWGSFFSFEGKGVLKGFKFSKRDVTLKILPPVTSEEFDFKELENIFRKELNQ
- a CDS encoding DUF296 domain-containing protein, producing the protein MKYVKEGNLIFVVIDKGEDLFESLYEVQKQDGFLGAQVSAIGALKNVEIGFFHCSEKSYDRTFIENEKELLALNGNFTFNEGKPFFHLHTILGNEDFSTSGGHLFSAEVAVTCEVYLQVHNMRIERRPNADIGLNLCELC
- a CDS encoding HAD family acid phosphatase yields the protein MNSAKKRAIIVDLDGTLANCDHRVHHVEKTPKDWVAFNRDMGLDEINSWCAELVAAMEEKGFKILLLTGRGEESRNQTEEWLEKYQVPYTELYMRKAQDSREDSEIKREIFLDFIRPEYETLFVVEDRLSVVEMWRKLNITCLQCDWGNF
- a CDS encoding MFS transporter, coding for MDFSLKKNISKIFAFNSAWMFLIILPIIVPYYRSKGLSMQEVFELQSFFSLIVLLFELPSGYVADLIGRKNTLIAASLFHAVGFTLLPSFDTFWGLIFIQLLLGIGVSLFSGTDISIIYDSLHAIKDKFFKPNEAKLIGKKIFYSQTSEAIAALVGGALVMSNLETPVKVQAFICWLPFLISLTVIEPPREKMSKSRHGDNWRDIISKLFKSGLLIKFIVFNNIIYSASTLLAVWTFQDYWKELGIDYQYFGYLWCLTNFLVGIVARFAHDFEKRVGSVNILILIGILPVIGFFGMGKFGGTLGVLFCFSFQLCRGLNQVILKDALNARVGSEMRATVNSIIGLGMRIVFILFGPILGWLIDNKGYEVSLTFFGYLFIICFFIFLLPLIKLRKEFRQ
- a CDS encoding transketolase C-terminal domain-containing protein, which codes for MKPLNLENKLAQTPKNDPKYSTTIKSIDGSEMTLGCPKVTRGLVALMNQHAVIGGAACHWGGPAAFAEMSSSLHAIMFSNKKRNWFEDYNFVNDAGHAENGIYALRANYGFDNLTFEDLRKFRSIESKLTGHGEAHLNPEGVYLSNGPLGSGVPQAQGLALADKLIGNERTTLCVLSDGGSMEGETKESFAAIPGLASKGKMNPFVLIISDNNTKLSGRIEADSFSMEPTFNSLATLGWNVIHEENGNDLQKVHNTLEAAILEAKKNPKKPVCVLVKTVKGFGVKSTEESASGGHGFPLKAYDEKLTAFLDEIFEDNTPAEFSEWAEEILASKPAPKESSTTSSVKSEKVQPGFARAAIEAVEKGLPVFSVSSDLQGSTGINDFQKAYPENFVDVGIAESNMINTAVGLSKQGLIPIVDTFAQFAITKGNLPLIMSSLSQAPIIGLFSHAGFQDAADGASHQATTYLAATSSIPHVTTVVCSCSSEAKSYMSTAIENIKREREAGRVADSVLFYFGRENHPEYYKESLSYEWGKAQVLLEGSDVTIVTNGPLVQKALNAAAELAKKGKSATVINNPFANKVDLETFKTALSNTNGNLVTVEDHQLIGGMGSMLVHELAMNDVKFRVKSLANHGKFGQSAYMADELYELHGLSENHIIEACLSF
- a CDS encoding aldehyde dehydrogenase family protein translates to MENQSSFINGKFSKSSVDKLIVKDKFTLKEIAQISLATNDDVEESIVSSEKAFQKFSKYSSGQRYELLENFFQIFKSNEKKLINLIVQEAGKPISYARSEFSRCVETLRFALEETRRVGGEVVPMNFGPSTGRQAFTSKFPIGPVIAISPFNFPLNLALHKIAPALASGCTIVLKPSPYTPLTSLLLGEMAIEAGYPNGVLNIIICSNESSEVLVRDERFKLLSFTGSPKVGWYLKSIAGKKKVVLELGGNASVIVDETCNIQEVAKSIAMGAFLYAGQICISTQRVFIAENKYEEFKKCLVEETSKLVSGDPRLEETIVGPIIDRVHIERILSWLSEAKKRGASILIGGELKSESSQILTPAIIEKYQHDDLINCEEIFGPVVLIKPFSSDAEAIELVNDSRFGLQAGVFSNRLDFIKKCFLEIEVGGVIVNSIPGFRVDHMPYGGVKDSGLGREGIKYAIADMTEERLLVF